One Elaeis guineensis isolate ETL-2024a chromosome 10, EG11, whole genome shotgun sequence genomic window carries:
- the LOC109506325 gene encoding tropinone reductase homolog At2g29170-like — protein sequence LRSRYAIVEELAGFGATVHTCSRNEAELNKCLEQWKSVNIRVTGSVCDVSSRAQREKLMDGVRSIFQGKLNILVSLDCGAPTYINNAGAGIVKPAMDFTTEEYSFLMATNSSFHPSQLAQPLLKASEAGNIAFISSIVGVVGVGI from the exons TTACGTTCCAGGTATGCCATAGTTGAAGAATTAGCTGGATTTGGAGCAACCGTACATACATGTTCCAGGAATGAAGCAGAGCTTAACAAATGCCTGGAACAATGGAAAAGTGTGAACATTCGTGTCACCGGATCAGTTTGCGATGTCTCTTCCCGAGCCCAAAGAGAGAAACTAATGGACGGTGTCCGTTCCATTTTCCAGGGGAAGCTCAATATCCTCGTAAGTTTGGA TTGTGGTGCCCCCACCTACATTAACAATGCAGGGGCGGGCATTGTGAAGCCAGCTATGGATTTCACTACTGAAGAGTATTCCTTTCTCATGGCTACCAACTCATCTTTCCATCCGAGCCAACTAGCTCAACCTCTTCTGAAGGCATCAGAGGCAGGCAACATCGCCTTCATCTCCTCAATCGTAGGTGTTGTAGgtgttggaatttga